The following proteins come from a genomic window of Nautilia profundicola AmH:
- a CDS encoding sulfite exporter TauE/SafE family protein — translation MISAVIIGIFVGFASGFFGIGGGTVLVPVLLFLGFGFKEAIGISVTQMMLSSVYGSYLNYKKGLLKIKNGLSLAIGGALGASLSGYIVKHTSKEILGFIFLTLVFIAIVRFFITVPEPKDEPPIDNKKLFFIGLFVGMIAISVGVGGAILITPILVGFLHYRLKTTVSLSLFFVVFSSISGFISQSLAGHIDYSKGFTIGLASLIGTYFGIRLYHAMSPKHHKKFLLVWYIFVFCATTYKLYFQGH, via the coding sequence TTGATAAGTGCCGTAATTATTGGAATTTTCGTAGGCTTCGCCTCAGGTTTTTTCGGAATTGGGGGTGGAACCGTACTTGTGCCTGTTTTACTGTTTTTGGGCTTCGGATTTAAAGAAGCCATAGGCATAAGCGTAACCCAGATGATGTTAAGCTCCGTATACGGTTCATACCTCAATTACAAAAAAGGTCTTTTAAAAATCAAAAACGGCTTATCATTAGCAATAGGAGGAGCACTCGGTGCGAGCCTCAGCGGATATATCGTAAAACACACTTCAAAAGAAATACTCGGGTTTATATTCCTCACACTTGTGTTTATCGCTATTGTCAGGTTTTTCATAACAGTCCCGGAACCGAAAGACGAACCTCCGATTGATAACAAAAAGCTCTTTTTTATTGGACTTTTTGTAGGAATGATAGCTATAAGCGTTGGAGTCGGGGGTGCAATATTAATCACACCTATACTTGTAGGGTTCTTGCATTACAGACTTAAAACGACGGTGAGTCTGAGCCTATTTTTTGTCGTGTTTTCATCTATTTCAGGGTTTATTTCTCAAAGTCTTGCCGGACATATCGATTATTCCAAAGGTTTTACAATCGGGCTCGCCTCACTTATAGGCACATATTTCGGTATCAGACTATACCACGCAATGAGCCCGAAACATCATAAAAAATTCCTGCTTGTATGGTATATATTCGTATTCTGTGCGACAACATACAAGCTATATTTTCAAGGACATTAA
- a CDS encoding chemotaxis protein CheX — translation MFNIIKEAVKNFMDSIEAKADECNEELGNGFVSKIAITGDENYDIYIIVPHEKLSYIANYYFGDDDYDTEDLTKEIANQIIGNAKIIAAEKNINFDISVPEFLGEFDKNIEYDDMLSFKFNGDKCFYILFKGK, via the coding sequence ATGTTTAATATTATTAAAGAAGCCGTTAAAAACTTTATGGATTCGATTGAAGCAAAAGCCGATGAATGTAATGAAGAGCTTGGTAATGGGTTTGTTAGTAAGATTGCGATAACAGGGGATGAAAATTATGATATATATATTATAGTACCTCATGAAAAGCTTTCTTATATAGCGAATTATTATTTCGGGGATGATGACTATGATACGGAAGATTTAACAAAAGAGATAGCAAATCAGATTATCGGAAATGCAAAAATAATAGCTGCCGAAAAAAATATTAATTTTGATATATCGGTTCCGGAATTTTTAGGAGAATTTGATAAAAATATCGAATATGACGATATGTTATCATTTAAATTTAACGGAGATAAATGTTTTTATATCCTGTTTAAGGGGAAATAA
- the fliN gene encoding flagellar motor switch protein FliN, whose protein sequence is MEEKKLIEEDIEEFIPDYSNLLDTEVLFESDLGRVDITLREILALQKGSVIDLQKPEGESAEVYINGRIIGKGEVMVYEKNLAIRLNEVLDANQLIYYLTKET, encoded by the coding sequence ATGGAAGAAAAAAAATTAATAGAAGAAGATATTGAAGAATTTATTCCCGATTATTCGAATCTTTTAGATACTGAGGTGCTTTTTGAAAGCGATTTAGGTAGGGTAGATATAACATTAAGAGAAATACTTGCGCTTCAAAAAGGAAGCGTAATTGATTTGCAAAAGCCCGAAGGTGAGAGTGCGGAAGTTTATATAAACGGTCGTATCATAGGAAAAGGCGAAGTAATGGTTTATGAAAAAAATCTGGCAATTAGGCTAAATGAAGTACTTGATGCAAATCAGCTTATATATTATTTGACAAAAGAAACATAA
- the mnmG gene encoding tRNA uridine-5-carboxymethylaminomethyl(34) synthesis enzyme MnmG encodes MKEFDVIVVGGGHAGIEAALAPARMGKKVLLLTMLVEQIGAASCNPAIGGLAKGHLVKEIDALGGEMALATDHAGIQFRVLNENRGPAVRGSRAQIDMDRYRIYMRTVCLNTPNLTVAQEIVDEILVKNGKVVGVKTNLLNEYKTKALILTTGTFMRGIMHFGPVKLEGGRFHELPAKKISKSLEDLGFKLERLKTGTTARIDARTIDFSKMEIQPGDENPKPFSFRTDKKTFNPTQLPCYITYTNENTHDIIKSNFHRAPLFTGQIEGVGPRYCPSIEDKLNKFPDKERHHVFVEPQTLEATEYYLNGLSTSLPMDVQEDFIHSIPGLENAKIVRFGYAIEYDFIQPTNLKHSLETKEIEGLFFAGQINGTTGYEEAAAQGIMAGINAALKIDGKEPIIFRRDEAYIGVLIDDLVTKGTNEPYRMFTSRSEYRLLLREDNAILRLADYGYELGILDDKTYERVQKLREEINRGMKILNETFVTPNKQINAMLEEMGEEKIQSKMEIRKIAGRHTFNREKLLKLAPEFKDFSEDALEQILIDARYHHYIERQKAQIDKMKEMLSVKIPEDFEYKGIPGLSREIVEKLEKFRPPTLFAASEISGVTPAAIDIIHMYINMRKKKS; translated from the coding sequence ATGAAAGAATTTGACGTAATTGTTGTCGGTGGAGGACATGCGGGGATTGAAGCCGCGCTTGCACCTGCCAGAATGGGTAAAAAAGTACTTTTACTTACCATGCTTGTAGAACAGATAGGGGCAGCCAGCTGTAACCCCGCAATCGGAGGTCTTGCAAAAGGACATCTTGTAAAAGAAATAGACGCACTCGGCGGTGAAATGGCGCTTGCTACAGACCATGCGGGTATTCAGTTTAGGGTCCTTAACGAAAACAGAGGTCCGGCTGTAAGAGGAAGCAGGGCACAGATAGACATGGACAGATATAGAATATATATGAGAACGGTTTGTCTTAATACCCCAAATCTTACAGTGGCTCAGGAAATCGTTGATGAAATACTCGTAAAAAACGGCAAAGTGGTCGGAGTTAAAACAAACCTTTTAAACGAATACAAAACAAAAGCTCTTATTCTCACAACCGGAACATTTATGAGAGGGATTATGCATTTTGGTCCCGTTAAACTTGAAGGAGGAAGATTTCACGAACTTCCTGCTAAAAAAATCTCTAAATCGCTTGAAGATTTGGGATTTAAACTTGAAAGACTTAAAACCGGAACGACTGCGAGAATTGACGCAAGAACTATTGATTTTTCAAAAATGGAAATTCAGCCGGGTGATGAAAACCCTAAACCTTTTTCTTTCAGAACGGATAAAAAAACGTTTAATCCTACTCAGCTTCCGTGTTACATAACATATACAAACGAAAATACCCACGATATTATCAAAAGCAACTTCCACAGAGCCCCTCTTTTTACGGGTCAGATTGAAGGTGTGGGGCCGAGATACTGCCCGAGTATCGAAGATAAACTGAATAAATTCCCTGATAAAGAGCGCCATCACGTATTTGTGGAGCCTCAGACTTTGGAAGCCACGGAATATTATCTAAACGGACTTTCGACTTCTCTTCCTATGGATGTTCAGGAAGACTTTATCCATTCAATCCCGGGGCTTGAAAATGCTAAAATAGTCAGATTCGGATATGCGATTGAATATGATTTCATACAGCCTACGAATCTGAAACATTCACTTGAAACCAAAGAAATCGAGGGACTTTTCTTTGCCGGGCAGATAAACGGAACGACAGGATATGAAGAAGCGGCGGCGCAGGGTATAATGGCGGGAATCAACGCCGCACTTAAAATAGACGGGAAAGAACCAATTATTTTCAGAAGGGATGAAGCGTATATCGGGGTTCTTATTGACGATCTGGTTACAAAAGGAACGAACGAACCTTACAGAATGTTTACGAGCAGAAGCGAATACAGACTATTGCTCAGAGAAGATAACGCAATTTTAAGACTTGCGGATTACGGGTATGAGCTTGGAATTTTGGATGATAAGACGTATGAGAGGGTGCAGAAGTTAAGGGAAGAAATAAACAGGGGAATGAAAATCCTGAATGAAACGTTTGTAACGCCAAACAAACAGATAAATGCAATGCTTGAAGAAATGGGTGAAGAGAAAATCCAAAGCAAAATGGAAATAAGAAAAATAGCCGGGCGTCATACGTTCAACAGGGAAAAACTTTTAAAACTCGCACCCGAATTTAAAGATTTCAGCGAAGATGCGCTTGAGCAAATACTGATTGACGCAAGATATCACCATTATATAGAAAGACAAAAAGCACAGATTGACAAAATGAAAGAGATGCTAAGTGTAAAAATCCCTGAAGATTTCGAATACAAAGGAATTCCGGGACTCAGCCGAGAAATTGTCGAAAAACTTGAAAAGTTCAGACCTCCTACACTCTTTGCGGCCAGTGAAATAAGCGGTGTAACGCCTGCTGCGATCGATATTATTCATATGTATATCAATATGAGAAAAAAGAAAAGTTGA
- a CDS encoding sensor histidine kinase, whose product MRIENFLKKIFFSEELKELEKLKEENRKLKKENKKLKILNSSKDELISAISHEFKNPISIINGYIETILSNELPKDMNDKFLHKIQKNSLRLSELIDRLYLITRLENEKVKVKFTQFDLCETAKNIIESFNSERIKLNCRKTTVFADKTLIEVVIYNLISNALKYSKDEITVNINENFEVIDKGKGINEKEIDLIKQKFYRIAKNEWDNSLGLGLAIVEKILKIHKTHLKIESEKGKGSRFYFDITSLKSKEP is encoded by the coding sequence TTGAGAATTGAGAATTTTTTAAAAAAAATCTTTTTTTCGGAAGAATTAAAAGAGCTTGAAAAACTAAAAGAAGAAAACAGAAAACTTAAAAAAGAAAACAAAAAACTAAAAATCCTGAACTCTTCAAAAGACGAACTCATATCCGCCATTTCTCACGAATTTAAAAACCCGATATCAATCATAAACGGATACATAGAAACAATCCTCTCAAACGAACTCCCAAAAGATATGAACGATAAATTTTTACATAAAATCCAAAAAAACTCCCTAAGACTCAGTGAGCTTATAGACAGGCTCTATCTTATTACAAGGCTTGAAAACGAAAAAGTAAAGGTGAAATTTACTCAGTTCGATCTCTGCGAAACGGCAAAGAACATAATTGAAAGTTTCAACAGTGAAAGAATTAAATTAAACTGCCGAAAAACGACTGTTTTTGCCGACAAGACGTTAATAGAAGTGGTTATTTACAACCTCATCTCAAACGCACTGAAATATTCAAAAGATGAAATAACCGTAAATATAAACGAAAATTTCGAGGTAATAGACAAAGGAAAAGGCATTAATGAAAAAGAAATAGACCTTATCAAACAAAAATTCTACCGCATAGCAAAAAACGAATGGGACAACTCTTTGGGACTCGGTCTTGCAATTGTTGAAAAGATCTTAAAAATCCATAAAACACATCTTAAAATCGAAAGTGAAAAAGGAAAGGGAAGCAGGTTTTATTTTGATATTACTTCATTAAAAAGTAAGGAACCATAA
- a CDS encoding response regulator transcription factor: MITIAIIEDEEDLLELLEFTLQQNGYDAVGFTNTKKVKDFIIEENPDLLIVDRNLPGVEGSVFVKDLKQEGYEIPVIFLTAKADEDDIVEGFERGADDYITKPFKMKELLARIKAVLKRYNISASVVSYKDYHLDLNGRTLTHENIDIPLTPSEFRLLELFFKNQKRTLSRSEIMDELGSTNEKSVNVAINRLNHKIGNIIESVRGVGYKLK; this comes from the coding sequence ATGATAACAATTGCGATTATTGAAGACGAAGAAGATCTTTTGGAACTTCTTGAATTTACCCTTCAGCAAAACGGCTACGACGCCGTAGGCTTTACGAATACAAAAAAGGTAAAAGACTTCATAATTGAAGAAAACCCAGATCTGCTTATAGTAGACAGGAATCTTCCGGGAGTTGAAGGCAGTGTGTTTGTAAAAGATCTAAAACAGGAAGGTTACGAAATACCCGTAATATTTTTAACCGCAAAAGCGGATGAAGACGACATAGTCGAAGGCTTCGAAAGAGGTGCGGACGATTATATAACCAAACCTTTTAAAATGAAAGAACTGCTCGCAAGAATAAAGGCGGTCTTGAAGCGCTACAACATATCAGCAAGTGTCGTTTCATATAAAGATTATCACCTTGACCTAAACGGCAGAACCCTTACACACGAAAACATCGACATTCCACTTACGCCTTCGGAATTCAGACTTTTGGAACTGTTTTTTAAAAACCAGAAAAGAACCCTAAGCCGCTCCGAAATCATGGATGAGCTCGGCAGCACAAACGAAAAAAGCGTAAACGTCGCCATCAACAGACTAAACCACAAAATCGGAAACATTATCGAAAGCGTAAGAGGCGTGGGATACAAACTTAAATAA
- a CDS encoding PhoU domain-containing protein, producing MLSSFEKALNNINAKFVGYIEAIEESLKKKELTEEFFLIDLKEFDNEVIKFLALFHPQGEFLREVVAYLKISSFLAKIKKSTKAFIKKYDFEDEKIEALYQNAISTIDVLKLAVKGDTIEDAYSTIISYEKIADEIYKELVLEVKQKDNVDEILKILNIAKKLERISDSSKTIASYLLFAKEGLEL from the coding sequence ATGCTCAGCTCTTTTGAAAAGGCACTAAACAACATTAACGCCAAATTCGTAGGCTATATTGAAGCTATTGAAGAATCTCTTAAGAAAAAAGAACTAACAGAAGAGTTTTTCTTAATAGACCTCAAAGAATTCGATAACGAAGTTATTAAGTTTCTGGCTCTCTTTCATCCGCAGGGAGAGTTTTTGCGTGAAGTTGTGGCATATCTGAAAATAAGCTCATTCCTTGCAAAAATCAAAAAATCAACAAAGGCGTTTATCAAAAAATACGACTTTGAAGACGAAAAAATCGAAGCGCTTTACCAAAACGCCATTTCAACAATAGACGTACTAAAACTCGCCGTTAAAGGCGACACTATAGAAGATGCCTATTCTACTATCATAAGTTATGAAAAAATAGCCGATGAAATATATAAAGAGCTTGTACTTGAAGTAAAACAAAAAGACAATGTGGATGAAATCCTCAAAATTCTAAACATAGCAAAAAAACTTGAAAGAATCAGCGACAGCTCCAAAACGATTGCGTCATATCTTCTGTTTGCGAAAGAAGGACTCGAATTATAA
- the pstS gene encoding phosphate ABC transporter substrate-binding protein PstS — MKKLILGAVIAVSSFAYTINGTGASFPYPVYKQWIKSYYEATGNKVNYTATGSGTGIKEVAYRHVAFGGSDKPLTPATLKKAKLYQFPTVVGGIVFGYNIPGVENLKLSEAAIKGIVLGTIKYWDNPLIVKYNPNEKLPHKKIIFVHRSDRSGTTFNFTYYLSKMSKTWRHKFGARKLINWPTDADGRGIAGKGNFGVSAAIKTNDYSIGYVDYADAKKNGLKMATIQAADGKFVAPTPENFAEGAKYAGFDPKKDFYKIIAYPKKGYPIIASTFILVPQEKIDTDKKVTAFFDYAYGKGDEAASKLGYIPLPASVKDQIRKYWADKGISPK, encoded by the coding sequence ATGAAAAAGTTAATTTTAGGTGCGGTGATTGCCGTAAGTTCATTTGCGTATACAATTAACGGAACGGGGGCAAGTTTTCCGTATCCTGTATATAAACAGTGGATAAAAAGCTACTATGAAGCTACGGGTAACAAAGTAAACTATACTGCAACGGGAAGCGGTACCGGGATTAAAGAGGTTGCATACAGACATGTGGCTTTTGGGGGGAGTGACAAGCCGTTAACTCCTGCGACGCTTAAAAAAGCGAAACTTTATCAGTTTCCGACGGTAGTGGGCGGAATTGTGTTCGGATACAATATTCCGGGTGTAGAGAATCTGAAACTTAGCGAAGCGGCAATTAAGGGAATAGTACTCGGTACAATCAAATACTGGGATAACCCGTTAATCGTAAAATACAATCCAAATGAAAAACTTCCTCACAAAAAAATTATTTTCGTTCACAGAAGCGACAGATCGGGAACAACTTTTAACTTTACTTATTATTTAAGTAAAATGAGCAAAACATGGAGACATAAATTCGGTGCGAGAAAACTGATCAACTGGCCGACTGACGCAGACGGAAGAGGGATTGCCGGTAAAGGAAACTTCGGTGTAAGTGCCGCAATTAAAACAAACGACTACTCTATCGGATATGTGGATTACGCGGATGCCAAGAAAAACGGACTTAAAATGGCTACAATTCAGGCTGCGGACGGCAAGTTTGTAGCTCCTACACCTGAAAATTTCGCCGAAGGAGCGAAATATGCCGGGTTTGATCCTAAAAAAGACTTTTATAAAATAATCGCTTATCCGAAAAAAGGATACCCTATTATCGCATCTACATTCATTCTCGTACCGCAGGAAAAAATAGATACGGACAAAAAAGTAACCGCGTTTTTTGATTATGCATACGGCAAAGGTGACGAAGCGGCGAGCAAACTCGGATATATCCCGCTTCCTGCGAGTGTAAAAGATCAGATTAGAAAATACTGGGCTGATAAGGGTATATCACCAAAATAA